A single region of the Tissierellales bacterium genome encodes:
- the secF gene encoding protein translocase subunit SecF gives KDEIIIKFKDKYGLKDENFTQFQKFSPAMGKEIRNRALLSSLLAIVAMLIYITWRFEFKFATAAILALLHDVLITISVYAVFRVPVNGSFIAAILTILGYSINDTIVIFDRIRENKKLNRKESNDVLVNLSVKESFKRSINTSITTLAAVVTLYIFGVEDIKVLALPLIIGIIAGTYSSLFIASPLWYIFTKERKDGGYKPRRV, from the coding sequence AAAAGATGAAATAATTATAAAATTTAAAGACAAATATGGTTTAAAAGATGAAAATTTTACACAGTTTCAAAAATTTAGTCCAGCAATGGGAAAAGAAATTAGAAATAGAGCCTTGCTTTCATCTCTGCTTGCTATAGTAGCAATGCTTATATATATAACTTGGAGATTTGAGTTTAAATTTGCAACTGCAGCTATTTTAGCTTTATTACATGATGTGTTAATAACAATATCAGTATATGCAGTGTTTAGGGTCCCAGTAAATGGATCATTCATTGCAGCAATTTTAACTATATTAGGATATTCAATTAATGATACTATTGTTATTTTTGATAGGATAAGAGAAAATAAAAAGCTTAATAGAAAAGAATCTAATGATGTATTGGTAAATCTCAGTGTGAAAGAATCTTTTAAAAGGTCAATTAATACATCTATAACAACTTTAGCAGCTGTAGTTACTTTATATATATTTGGTGTTGAAGATATAAAAGTTCTAGCTTTACCATTAATAATAGGTATTATTGCTGGAACATATTCTTCTTTGTTTATTGCTAGTCCTTTATGGTATATTTTCACTAAAGAAAGGAAAGATGGGGGTTATAAACCTAGAAGAGTATAA
- a CDS encoding LapA family protein has product MQINFILSLIFATFVAIFALKNGDKVLIDFLFAKVNVSQAIVIFISAILGAVIVAILGSVRSIKNKRKVKELKSRLLNSEEERKNLMALIEANSEENQDKENEYKFDKNNEESEDIAIVDK; this is encoded by the coding sequence ATGCAAATTAATTTTATTTTATCATTAATTTTTGCTACTTTTGTTGCAATATTTGCTTTGAAAAATGGAGATAAGGTGTTAATTGATTTTTTATTTGCTAAAGTAAATGTATCTCAGGCAATTGTAATTTTTATTTCTGCTATTTTAGGGGCAGTAATAGTTGCTATACTAGGCTCTGTTAGAAGTATAAAAAATAAGAGAAAAGTTAAAGAGTTAAAAAGTAGATTATTGAATTCCGAAGAAGAAAGAAAAAATTTAATGGCCTTAATAGAGGCTAATAGTGAAGAAAATCAAGATAAAGAAAACGAATATAAATTTGATAAAAATAATGAAGAAAGTGAAGATATAGCAATAGTTGATAAATAA